The following are encoded together in the Fusobacterium simiae genome:
- a CDS encoding metallophosphoesterase: MNRGTIIRKKQIKYINEDDYNRIFVISDLHGNYELFLKFIKKVNLQKDDLLINLGDSCDRGTQSYELYLKYDEMIKEGYNILHILGNHEDMLLTAVYTLDYDRLEHWFRNSGEKTIESFKRVTGLSIEDFFDLKKNKFLIDFLSSFPTLIVSDKTIFTHAAYNPDLLPEEQEEYFLIWNRENFWDRNKTGKSIYFGHTPSKKEDHTIVYYPNNCTCIDLGTYRYNKMGGIEIKNKEEYYIEILYQGDNKSRFVLGEVTGSNPLICFGINPSNAKLIDGRLQTDKTIEKIKSIADMENYDGWIMLNLYAQVTSEPNNLDRILNNSLHSKNIDEIEKILNRFPNSDILACWGNCIEKRMYLKYCLKGLKINKSINNYIFLDEIKDIKGIISLTKGREWFYRGVITKKGHPNHQVRTKQSAKLEKFNIKKYIKNL, encoded by the coding sequence ATGAATAGAGGAACAATAATAAGGAAAAAACAGATTAAATATATAAATGAAGATGATTATAATCGTATTTTTGTAATTTCAGATCTGCACGGAAATTATGAATTATTTTTAAAATTTATTAAAAAAGTTAATTTACAAAAGGATGATTTATTAATAAATCTTGGAGATTCTTGTGATAGAGGTACTCAATCTTATGAGCTTTATTTAAAATATGATGAGATGATAAAAGAGGGATACAACATTTTACATATTCTTGGCAATCATGAAGATATGCTTTTAACAGCAGTGTATACTCTTGATTATGATAGACTGGAACATTGGTTTAGAAATAGTGGAGAAAAAACGATAGAATCTTTTAAAAGGGTTACTGGACTTTCAATTGAAGATTTTTTTGATTTAAAAAAAAATAAATTTCTTATAGATTTTTTATCAAGTTTTCCAACTCTTATAGTTTCAGATAAAACTATATTTACTCATGCAGCTTATAATCCAGACCTATTACCTGAAGAACAGGAAGAATATTTTTTAATTTGGAATAGAGAAAATTTTTGGGATAGAAATAAAACAGGGAAATCTATTTATTTTGGACATACTCCATCTAAAAAAGAAGATCATACAATAGTATATTATCCCAATAATTGTACCTGTATAGATTTAGGAACTTATAGATATAATAAAATGGGAGGGATAGAAATTAAAAATAAAGAAGAATATTACATTGAAATACTGTATCAAGGAGATAATAAGTCAAGATTTGTGCTAGGAGAAGTTACAGGGAGTAATCCATTAATTTGTTTTGGAATTAATCCTAGCAATGCTAAACTTATAGATGGTAGGCTTCAAACAGATAAAACTATTGAAAAAATAAAAAGTATTGCTGATATGGAAAATTATGATGGTTGGATAATGCTAAATTTGTATGCACAGGTTACCTCTGAACCAAATAATTTAGATAGAATTTTAAATAACAGTTTACACAGTAAAAACATTGATGAAATAGAAAAAATATTAAATAGATTTCCTAATTCAGATATATTAGCTTGTTGGGGAAATTGTATTGAGAAAAGGATGTATTTGAAATATTGTTTAAAAGGCTTAAAGATAAATAAGAGCATTAATAATTATATTTTTCTTGATGAGATAAAAGATATAAAAGGAATTATTAGTTTAACTAAAGGCAGAGAATGGTTTTATAGAGGGGTGATTACTAAAAAAGGACACCCAAATCATCAAGTACGTACTAAACAAAGTGCTAAATTAGAAAAATTTAATATTAAAAAATATATAAAAAACTTATAA
- a CDS encoding ABC transporter permease, producing the protein MKKYFKIFKISLISYLEYRVNFVLSFLFSLVPFAVSVLLWVAVTKQNEFIKVKEIVSYYFVVLIVSNITTTNSIIKFSDDIRLGELNKYLLKPYNYCFYNLMADLPQRVVFIVMNFIPLLLIYIFLHNYISLNLSLIKIFFFIAFLILGYLINFFIDFLIGLYSFYFSKVSSLYTSIKVLRNLSAGNIFPLLMLPTKIFIPLQFLPFMYTSYIPTMLLLEETSLNLILRNLFISIAWLTILCLFSAILWKRGMKRYSAYGG; encoded by the coding sequence GTGAAAAAATATTTTAAAATTTTTAAAATAAGTTTGATTAGTTATTTAGAATACAGAGTAAATTTTGTATTATCTTTTTTATTTTCATTAGTTCCTTTTGCAGTAAGTGTTTTGCTATGGGTAGCTGTTACTAAACAAAATGAATTTATCAAAGTGAAAGAAATTGTTAGTTATTATTTTGTAGTTCTTATAGTTAGCAATATAACTACTACAAACTCAATTATAAAATTTTCTGATGATATAAGACTTGGAGAATTAAATAAATATCTTTTAAAACCATATAATTATTGTTTCTATAATTTAATGGCTGATTTACCTCAAAGAGTAGTTTTTATAGTTATGAACTTTATACCTTTACTCTTAATTTATATTTTTTTACATAATTATATTAGTTTAAATTTATCATTAATAAAAATCTTCTTTTTTATTGCATTTTTAATATTAGGATATTTAATTAATTTTTTTATAGACTTTTTAATTGGGCTTTATAGCTTTTACTTCTCTAAGGTTTCATCACTTTATACTTCAATAAAAGTTTTAAGAAATTTATCTGCTGGAAATATTTTTCCACTTTTGATGTTACCAACTAAAATATTTATACCTTTACAATTTTTACCTTTTATGTATACAAGTTATATTCCTACTATGCTTTTACTTGAAGAAACTTCTTTAAACTTAATACTAAGAAATTTATTTATATCAATAGCTTGGTTAACAATACTTTGTTTGTTTTCAGCAATATTGTGGAAAAGAGGGATGAAAAGATATTCTGCTTATGGAGGTTAA
- a CDS encoding ABC transporter ATP-binding protein, with protein sequence MSVQEANNEYVILTENLSKDYTYYKKEAGLKGSLKNLFHREKLTKKAVQNLSIKIPKGAIVGLVGLNGAGKTTTLKMLTGIIMPTSGKVNVLGHFPFDKKKEYLRRIAMVMGNKSQLWWDLPALDTFELNKIIYEIDDAEYKNTLNSMIEIMGVEKQLNVQVRRLSLGERMKMELIASLIHKPDIVFLDEPTIGLDVITQYNIRNFLKEYCTKYGSTILLTSHNFNDIVTLCDSIILINNGEMIYSDTFKNFQKQFFNQKYFVLKLKVPNVDDFIKKLHLESDIEIERIDSNSIKIATDNNKSLGILKNISGNFIQELSDINIENISMDDVIRKIYQK encoded by the coding sequence ATGTCAGTGCAGGAAGCTAATAATGAATATGTAATTTTAACTGAAAATTTATCTAAAGATTACACTTATTATAAAAAAGAAGCAGGATTAAAAGGTAGTTTAAAAAATTTATTTCACCGTGAAAAACTTACTAAAAAAGCAGTACAAAATCTTTCTATAAAAATCCCCAAAGGAGCTATTGTTGGACTTGTTGGTTTGAATGGAGCTGGAAAAACTACAACTTTAAAAATGTTGACAGGTATTATAATGCCAACAAGTGGTAAAGTAAATGTATTAGGACATTTTCCTTTTGATAAAAAGAAAGAATATTTACGTCGTATTGCTATGGTTATGGGAAATAAAAGTCAACTTTGGTGGGATTTACCTGCATTAGACACATTTGAGTTAAATAAAATAATTTATGAAATTGATGATGCCGAATATAAAAATACTCTTAATTCTATGATTGAAATTATGGGGGTTGAAAAGCAATTAAATGTTCAAGTTAGAAGATTATCACTTGGTGAAAGAATGAAAATGGAGCTTATTGCCAGTTTAATTCATAAACCTGACATAGTATTTTTAGATGAGCCTACAATAGGTTTAGATGTAATAACTCAATATAATATCAGAAATTTTTTAAAAGAGTATTGTACAAAATATGGTTCAACTATTCTTTTAACTAGCCATAACTTTAATGATATTGTAACACTTTGTGATTCTATAATTTTAATAAATAATGGAGAAATGATTTATTCAGATACATTTAAAAATTTTCAAAAACAATTTTTTAATCAAAAATATTTTGTACTTAAATTAAAAGTGCCTAATGTGGATGATTTTATAAAAAAACTTCATTTAGAAAGTGATATTGAAATAGAAAGAATAGACAGTAATTCTATTAAGATAGCAACAGACAACAATAAAAGTTTAGGTATATTAAAAAATATTTCTGGAAATTTTATTCAAGAACTTAGTGATATTAATATTGAAAATATCAGCATGGATGATGTGATAAGAAAAATCTATCAGAAATAA
- a CDS encoding ABC transporter permease — translation MKRYFLLVKAYLRGSLMYQLEYKFNFLVGGTFELIWMAMYIIFINVAFLHTKDINGWNKYQMLMLTFQGGLMDSVFTFAVVPGLKRLPELINTGELDFLLLQPVNKKFNISFNEFDIPQIKNIFINIFGIIYCIKKLHIMLTPTKILIYVLLSINGFLMIYSIMFILMSLAFWFMRMDIVMGIGSELITVGNKPMSIYPNIIQKFLIFIIPLFVCFNFPILYIVKGLNLYFIIYSFIATALCFTILSFIFKRGLKRYVSAGS, via the coding sequence GTGAAAAGATATTTTCTGTTAGTGAAAGCATATCTGCGAGGTTCTTTGATGTATCAGCTGGAATATAAATTTAATTTTTTAGTTGGAGGAACATTTGAACTTATATGGATGGCTATGTATATAATATTTATAAATGTAGCATTTTTACATACTAAAGATATAAATGGTTGGAATAAATACCAAATGTTAATGCTTACCTTTCAAGGTGGGCTTATGGATTCAGTTTTCACATTTGCAGTAGTACCAGGGTTAAAAAGACTACCAGAATTAATAAATACTGGGGAATTAGATTTTTTATTATTACAACCAGTCAATAAAAAATTTAATATTTCATTTAATGAATTTGATATTCCACAGATAAAAAATATTTTTATAAATATTTTTGGAATTATTTACTGTATAAAGAAACTTCACATAATGCTTACTCCTACAAAAATTTTAATATATGTTTTACTATCAATTAATGGATTTTTAATGATTTATTCAATTATGTTTATATTGATGAGTTTAGCTTTTTGGTTTATGAGAATGGATATTGTTATGGGAATTGGTTCAGAGTTAATCACTGTTGGAAATAAACCAATGTCAATTTATCCTAATATTATTCAGAAATTTTTAATATTTATTATACCTTTGTTTGTATGTTTTAATTTTCCTATTCTATATATAGTAAAAGGCTTAAATTTATATTTTATAATCTATTCTTTTATAGCCACAGCTCTCTGTTTTACGATTTTAAGTTTTATTTTTAAAAGGGGGTTAAAAAGATATGTCAGTGCAGGAAGCTAA
- a CDS encoding excinuclease ABC subunit UvrA codes for MIKNKKKIPQHIEVRGAKVHNLKNIDVDIPLNKIVGIAGVSGSGKSSLALGVLYAEGSRRYLESLSTYTRRRMTQAERADVDDVRYVPASLALHQRPSVPGIRSTFGTMTELLNSLRLMFSRLASHRCPNGHYIRPSFAVAAMQEITCHKCGKKFYGPGAEDLAFNSRGACPTCGGTGYVRTVDKSKLVPDENLTIDEGAVVVWGTLMWSLMKDVCREMGVRTDIPFKDLTSEEKEIVYHGPAEKKHILYVNPKTQQTAELDFTYYNAIYTVENALSKVKDDKGMKRIEKFLKEDICQDCHGTRLSDSARAPRLQGISLDQATAMTLDQLIPWVKDVPDSLEEKMRPMAKNICEAFMDTAKRLIDLGLGYLSLDRAASTLSTGERQRVQLARSVRNRTTGVLYVLDEPSIGLHPYNLKGLTGVMNDLIADGNSVVLVDHDTQVLMDVDYMIEMGRGAGADGGTVIAEGTIQDIEDNKKSVIGPYLIQETELKNLHIEDKKKTNVEYKRIRKSIPDKDIFSIGKIHLSTNNIHTVQPLEVDIPKGRLTVVTGVSGSGKTTMVLESLIPALESQNIGKKLPPHIKSIIADKIQQVKLIDATPIGINIRSTVATYTGVHDELRKIYAKTEDAKLYGYKAGDFSYNTGKLRCQTCDGTGEISLDVQFLPDVDIPCPDCKGSRYSKAARKILHTAKNGKKYSLPDLMSMSVDEILKISDDLKVVKQKLKVLHELGLGYLTLGEETPGLSGGEAQRLKLASEMGKGQEETVFVFDEPTIGLHPQDVRVLLNVFENLIQLGATVIVIEHDLDVIRNADYIIDMGPGGGLSGGRIIATGTPRDIKNNSNSLTGKFI; via the coding sequence ATGATAAAAAATAAAAAGAAAATTCCACAACACATAGAAGTTCGCGGTGCAAAAGTTCATAATTTAAAAAATATAGATGTAGACATTCCTTTAAATAAAATTGTAGGAATTGCAGGTGTATCAGGTTCAGGAAAATCTTCTCTTGCCTTAGGTGTATTGTATGCAGAAGGTTCAAGAAGATACTTAGAATCATTGTCTACATATACAAGAAGACGAATGACACAAGCAGAGCGTGCTGATGTGGATGATGTTCGTTATGTACCTGCTTCATTAGCTCTTCATCAACGACCAAGTGTTCCAGGAATACGTAGTACTTTTGGAACAATGACTGAATTATTAAATAGTTTACGTCTTATGTTTTCTAGACTTGCAAGTCATAGATGCCCTAATGGGCATTATATTAGACCATCTTTTGCAGTAGCAGCAATGCAAGAAATTACCTGTCATAAATGTGGAAAAAAATTTTATGGACCTGGTGCAGAAGATTTAGCCTTCAATAGCCGTGGAGCTTGTCCAACTTGTGGTGGAACTGGATATGTTAGAACAGTTGATAAATCTAAATTAGTTCCTGATGAAAATCTTACAATAGATGAAGGTGCTGTGGTTGTATGGGGAACTTTAATGTGGTCACTTATGAAAGATGTTTGTCGAGAAATGGGGGTTCGTACAGATATTCCTTTTAAGGATTTGACATCTGAAGAAAAAGAAATAGTATATCATGGTCCAGCGGAAAAGAAACATATTTTATATGTAAACCCTAAAACTCAACAAACTGCTGAATTGGATTTTACTTACTATAATGCAATATATACAGTTGAAAATGCTTTATCTAAAGTAAAAGATGATAAAGGTATGAAACGAATTGAAAAATTTTTAAAAGAAGATATTTGTCAAGATTGTCATGGAACTAGACTATCAGATTCTGCAAGAGCACCAAGACTTCAGGGTATTAGTTTAGATCAAGCTACTGCTATGACATTAGATCAATTAATTCCATGGGTCAAAGATGTACCAGATTCCTTAGAAGAAAAAATGCGTCCTATGGCAAAAAATATTTGTGAAGCATTCATGGACACAGCAAAGAGATTAATTGATTTAGGATTAGGTTATCTTTCATTAGATCGCGCTGCTTCAACTTTGTCTACTGGTGAGCGTCAACGAGTTCAACTTGCTAGATCTGTTAGAAATAGAACTACTGGCGTTTTATATGTCCTAGATGAACCTTCTATTGGACTGCATCCTTATAATTTAAAAGGTTTAACAGGTGTAATGAATGATTTGATTGCTGATGGGAATTCTGTTGTTCTTGTAGACCATGATACTCAAGTCCTTATGGATGTGGACTATATGATAGAAATGGGAAGAGGTGCTGGAGCTGATGGTGGAACAGTTATTGCAGAAGGAACTATTCAAGATATAGAAGATAATAAGAAATCTGTTATTGGACCATATCTAATTCAAGAAACAGAATTAAAAAATCTTCATATAGAAGATAAAAAAAAGACCAATGTAGAGTACAAAAGGATAAGAAAGAGTATTCCTGATAAAGACATTTTTTCTATTGGAAAAATTCATTTATCAACAAATAACATTCATACTGTTCAACCTTTAGAAGTAGATATTCCAAAAGGAAGACTTACAGTAGTTACAGGAGTATCAGGTTCTGGGAAAACAACTATGGTTTTAGAAAGTTTAATACCAGCATTAGAATCTCAGAATATAGGAAAAAAGTTGCCCCCTCATATAAAATCAATTATTGCTGATAAAATTCAACAGGTTAAGCTAATTGATGCTACTCCAATAGGAATTAATATACGTTCTACTGTTGCAACATATACTGGTGTTCATGATGAACTTAGAAAAATTTATGCTAAAACAGAAGATGCTAAATTATATGGATATAAAGCAGGGGATTTTTCATACAATACAGGTAAATTACGTTGTCAAACTTGTGATGGTACTGGTGAAATTTCATTAGATGTTCAATTTCTTCCAGATGTAGATATTCCCTGTCCTGATTGTAAGGGAAGCAGATACAGTAAAGCTGCACGCAAAATTTTACATACAGCTAAGAATGGAAAAAAATATAGCCTACCTGATTTAATGAGTATGAGTGTAGATGAGATCTTAAAAATTAGTGATGATTTAAAAGTAGTTAAACAAAAATTAAAAGTTTTACATGAATTAGGTCTTGGATATTTGACATTAGGGGAAGAAACTCCTGGACTTTCAGGTGGTGAAGCACAAAGGTTAAAATTAGCCAGTGAAATGGGAAAAGGACAAGAAGAAACTGTTTTTGTATTTGATGAACCTACTATTGGTTTACATCCACAAGATGTCAGGGTTCTTCTTAATGTATTTGAAAATCTTATTCAATTAGGAGCAACTGTGATAGTTATTGAACATGACTTAGATGTTATTAGAAATGCAGATTATATTATTGATATGGGTCCAGGTGGTGGACTTTCAGGTGGACGTATTATTGCTACTGGAACACCAAGGGATATAAAAAATAATTCTAATAGTTTAACTGGAAAATTTATCTAA
- the pepF gene encoding oligoendopeptidase F has product MKDRNSIDKKYKWNLNDIYENWDMWESDLEKFEKLTKDVPKFKGEIKKSSEKFVELEILMEKVAKLLDRLYLYPYMLKDLDSTDETTSIKMQEIEMIYSKFATETAWISPEMLEIPEETMNEWIKKYPELQERKFGLSEMYRLRKHVLSEDKEQLLSHFSQFMGSSSDIYAELSISDMKWNTVKFSTGEEVAVTNGVYSRILATNRNQEDRKLAFEALYKSFENSKNTFAAIYRAIIQRNVASCNARNYESSLDRALENKNIPREVYFSLVDSTQENTAPLRRYIELRKKALKLKEYHYYDNSINIVDYNKVFKYDDAKEMVLKSVEPLGEDYQQKMKRAISEGWLDVFETKNKRSGAYSINIYDVHPYMLLNYQETMDDVFTLAHELGHTLHSMLSSEAQPYSTADYTIFVAEVASTFNERLILDYMLKNSDDSLEKIALLEQALGNILGTYYIQTLFASYEYEAHKMIEEYKAITPDILSDIIYNLFKKYFGDTVTIDELQKIIWARIPHFYNSPFYVYQYATSFAASAKLYENLKANPESRDKYLTLLKSGGNNHPMEQLKLAGVDLSKKESFDSVAKEFDRLLDILEDELKKINLI; this is encoded by the coding sequence TTGAAAGATAGAAATTCAATAGATAAAAAATATAAATGGAACTTAAATGATATATATGAAAATTGGGATATGTGGGAAAGTGATTTAGAAAAATTTGAAAAACTTACAAAAGATGTTCCAAAATTTAAAGGTGAGATAAAAAAGAGTTCAGAAAAATTTGTAGAATTAGAAATACTAATGGAGAAGGTAGCAAAACTTTTAGATAGGTTGTATCTTTATCCATACATGTTAAAAGATTTAGACTCTACTGATGAAACTACTTCTATAAAAATGCAAGAAATAGAAATGATTTATTCAAAGTTTGCAACTGAAACAGCTTGGATAAGTCCAGAAATGTTAGAAATTCCAGAAGAAACTATGAATGAATGGATAAAAAAATATCCTGAATTACAAGAAAGAAAATTTGGTTTATCTGAAATGTATAGATTAAGAAAACATGTTTTATCAGAAGATAAAGAACAATTACTTTCACATTTTTCTCAATTTATGGGTTCATCTTCTGATATATATGCAGAACTTTCAATATCTGATATGAAATGGAATACTGTTAAATTTTCAACAGGAGAAGAAGTAGCTGTAACAAATGGAGTTTACTCAAGAATTTTAGCAACTAATAGAAATCAAGAAGATAGAAAATTAGCTTTTGAAGCATTATATAAAAGTTTTGAAAACAGTAAAAATACTTTTGCAGCAATATATAGAGCAATAATTCAAAGAAATGTTGCTTCTTGTAATGCAAGAAACTATGAATCTTCATTAGATAGAGCATTGGAAAATAAAAATATTCCTAGGGAAGTTTATTTTTCTTTGGTAGATTCTACACAAGAAAATACAGCACCTCTTAGAAGATATATAGAACTTAGAAAGAAAGCCTTAAAATTAAAAGAATATCATTACTATGACAATAGTATAAATATAGTTGATTATAATAAAGTTTTTAAATATGATGATGCCAAAGAAATGGTTTTAAAATCTGTTGAGCCATTAGGAGAAGATTATCAACAAAAAATGAAAAGAGCTATAAGTGAAGGTTGGCTTGATGTGTTTGAAACAAAGAATAAAAGAAGTGGTGCATATTCAATAAATATTTATGATGTTCACCCTTATATGCTTTTAAATTATCAAGAAACTATGGACGATGTTTTTACATTAGCACATGAGTTAGGACATACATTACATAGTATGTTATCAAGTGAAGCACAACCTTATTCAACAGCAGATTACACAATATTTGTTGCAGAAGTAGCTTCAACATTTAATGAAAGATTAATTTTAGATTATATGTTAAAAAATTCTGATGATAGTTTAGAAAAAATTGCTTTATTGGAACAAGCATTAGGAAATATTTTAGGAACTTATTATATACAAACTTTATTTGCTAGCTATGAATATGAAGCACATAAAATGATAGAAGAATACAAAGCAATAACTCCTGATATTTTAAGTGATATTATATATAATTTATTCAAAAAATATTTTGGAGATACAGTTACAATAGATGAATTGCAAAAAATTATTTGGGCTAGAATACCACATTTTTATAATTCACCTTTCTATGTTTATCAATATGCAACTTCATTTGCTGCATCAGCTAAACTATATGAAAATTTAAAAGCTAATCCTGAAAGTAGGGATAAATATTTAACTCTATTGAAATCTGGTGGAAATAATCACCCTATGGAACAATTAAAATTAGCAGGTGTAGATTTATCTAAAAAAGAATCTTTTGACTCTGTTGCAAAAGAATTTGATAGATTGCTTGATATTTTAGAAGATGAGTTGAAAAAAATTAATTTGATTTAA
- a CDS encoding S-ribosylhomocysteine lyase, which yields MKRIASFQVDHKKLNRGIYVSRLDEIDGNYITTFDIRMKLPNREPVINIAELHTIEHLGATFLRNHPTKKDEIIYFGPMGCRTGFYVILKGKLESKDIVELMKEMFDFISKFDGDIPGASAVECGNYLDQNLPMARYEAKKYLEETLNNIKEENLIYPE from the coding sequence ATGAAGAGAATTGCAAGTTTTCAAGTTGACCATAAAAAATTGAATAGAGGAATTTATGTATCAAGACTTGATGAAATAGATGGAAATTATATAACAACTTTTGATATAAGAATGAAGTTACCTAACAGAGAACCTGTTATAAATATTGCAGAATTACATACAATAGAGCATTTAGGTGCTACATTTTTAAGAAATCATCCTACTAAAAAAGATGAAATTATCTATTTTGGACCTATGGGTTGTAGAACAGGTTTTTATGTTATTTTAAAGGGGAAATTGGAATCAAAAGATATAGTTGAGCTTATGAAAGAAATGTTTGACTTTATAAGTAAATTTGATGGAGATATCCCAGGAGCTTCTGCTGTTGAGTGTGGTAATTATTTAGACCAAAATTTGCCTATGGCTAGATATGAAGCTAAAAAATATTTGGAAGAAACATTAAATAATATAAAGGAAGAAAATTTAATTTATCCTGAGTAA
- a CDS encoding uracil-xanthine permease family protein: MEKLSLQTKIVLGMQHVLAMFGATVLVPFLTGLNPSIALICAGVGTLIFHSVTKGIVPVFLGSSFAFIGATALVFKEQGTAILKGGIISAGLVYVIMSFIVLKFGVERIKSFFPPVVVGPIIMVIGLRLSPVALSMAGYNNNTFDRDSLIIALIVVITMIFISILKKSFFRLVPILISVIVGYIVAYFMGDVDLSKVHEASWIGLPEGAFETITTLPKFTFTGVVALAPIALVVFIEHIGDITTNGAVVGKDFFKDPGVHRTLLGDGLATMAAGLLGGPANTTYGENTGVLAVTKVYDPAILRIAACFAIVLGFIGKFGVILQTIPQAVMGGVSIILFGMIAAVGVRTIVEAQLDFTHSRNLIIAALIFVLGIAIGDITIWGTISISGLALAALVGIVLNKVLPEDK; the protein is encoded by the coding sequence ATGGAAAAACTTAGTTTACAAACAAAAATAGTATTAGGAATGCAACATGTACTTGCAATGTTCGGAGCAACAGTATTAGTACCTTTTTTAACAGGGCTTAATCCATCAATAGCACTTATTTGTGCAGGAGTGGGAACTCTAATATTTCATAGTGTAACAAAGGGAATTGTTCCTGTGTTCTTAGGTTCATCTTTTGCATTTATTGGAGCTACTGCCTTAGTTTTTAAAGAACAAGGGACTGCTATATTAAAAGGTGGTATTATATCTGCTGGTCTTGTATATGTTATTATGTCCTTTATCGTATTAAAATTTGGTGTTGAAAGAATTAAATCATTTTTTCCACCTGTTGTAGTAGGACCAATAATAATGGTTATTGGTTTAAGGCTTAGTCCAGTGGCATTGAGTATGGCAGGATATAACAACAATACTTTTGATAGAGATAGTTTAATTATTGCACTGATTGTTGTTATAACTATGATATTTATTAGTATCTTAAAGAAATCATTTTTTAGATTAGTTCCAATCTTAATTTCAGTTATTGTTGGATATATTGTTGCATATTTTATGGGAGATGTTGATTTGTCAAAAGTACATGAAGCCAGCTGGATAGGTTTACCAGAAGGAGCTTTTGAAACAATTACTACTTTACCTAAATTTACATTTACTGGAGTTGTTGCACTTGCCCCAATAGCTTTAGTTGTATTCATAGAACATATTGGAGATATTACAACAAATGGTGCCGTTGTTGGAAAAGATTTCTTTAAAGATCCAGGAGTTCATAGAACATTGTTGGGAGATGGACTTGCTACAATGGCAGCTGGACTTTTAGGTGGACCTGCTAATACAACTTATGGAGAAAATACAGGAGTTCTTGCAGTAACAAAAGTTTATGACCCTGCAATTTTAAGAATAGCAGCTTGTTTTGCAATAGTTTTAGGATTTATAGGGAAATTTGGTGTAATACTTCAAACAATACCTCAAGCAGTAATGGGAGGAGTTTCTATAATATTATTTGGAATGATAGCAGCTGTAGGAGTAAGAACAATAGTTGAAGCACAACTTGACTTTACACATTCAAGAAATTTAATTATAGCAGCTTTAATATTTGTTTTAGGAATAGCTATTGGGGATATTACTATTTGGGGAACAATTTCTATATCAGGGTTAGCATTAGCAGCACTTGTAGGAATAGTTTTAAATAAAGTTTTACCAGAAGATAAATGA
- a CDS encoding thioesterase family protein translates to MLEVGMRLEVEKVVTENDTAAKAASGAVEVLATPFMIAWMEEASLHLAQKELENGLTTVGTEVNIKHLKGTLVGKTVKIISVLKEIDRKKLVFDVEALEDGVVVGTGTHTRFIIDPVKFFEKLKNTK, encoded by the coding sequence ATGTTAGAAGTTGGAATGAGATTAGAAGTTGAAAAGGTAGTAACTGAAAATGATACTGCTGCAAAAGCTGCTTCAGGAGCTGTTGAAGTTTTAGCTACTCCTTTCATGATAGCTTGGATGGAAGAAGCATCTTTACATTTAGCACAAAAGGAATTAGAAAATGGTTTAACAACAGTTGGGACAGAAGTTAATATCAAGCATCTAAAAGGAACTTTAGTTGGAAAAACTGTTAAGATAATTTCTGTTTTAAAAGAAATAGATAGAAAAAAACTTGTATTTGATGTAGAAGCCTTAGAAGATGGAGTTGTTGTTGGAACAGGAACTCATACAAGATTTATTATTGATCCAGTGAAATTTTTTGAAAAATTAAAAAATACAAAATAA